Proteins encoded by one window of Arachis hypogaea cultivar Tifrunner chromosome 1, arahy.Tifrunner.gnm2.J5K5, whole genome shotgun sequence:
- the LOC112706609 gene encoding ATP-dependent 6-phosphofructokinase 2, whose translation MAISNSNSGVDTSKLFNPINLKELPHLTHYVSTIQTHQNPLDHDPYFHTDQGFYVSQSDVVLRQITYDLSGTFATPFPLSAYHRAGPRNQVFFHPSEVRAAIVTCGGLCPGLNTVIRELVVGLWDLYGVRQIFGITAGYRGFYWREPVELNPKLVDDWHKRGGTVLETSRGGFDLNKIVDAIENLRFNQVYIIGGDGTMRGAVKIFVEIRRRKLNVAVVGIPKTVDNDVGIIDRSFGFQTAVEMAQQAISAAHVEAVSAVNGIGLVKLMGRSTGHIALYATLSSRDVDCCLIPEIDFFLEGKGGLFEFLDKRLKANGHAVLVVAEGAGQDIIPRTDSQKQEKDESGNPVFLDVGVWLKSELNKWWAREHPGELFTVKYIDPTYMIRAVAANATDNLYCTLLAHSAIHGIMAGYTGFVAGLINGNYAYIPLDDIASAKNPVNTKDHKWSWVRSVTNQPDFEKS comes from the exons ATGGCTATATCGAACAGCAATTCCGGCGTGGACACAAGCAAACTCTTCAATCCCATCAACCTCAAAGAACTTCCCCATCTCACTCACTACGTCTCAACAATCCAAACTCACCAGAACCCCTTGGATCACGACCCCTACTTCCACACCGATCAAGGTTTTTACGTATCCCAATCCGACGTCGTTCTGCGCCAGATCACCTACGACCTCTCCGGAACCTTCGCCACTCCCTTCCCTCTCTCTGCCTACCACCGCGCCGGCCCCCGCAACCAAGTCTTCTTCCACCCCTCCGAGGTGCGCGCCGCTATTGTCACGTGCGGGGGGCTGTGCCCTGGCCTCAACACCGTCATCAGGGAGCTCGTTGTGGGCCTCTGGGACCTCTACGGGGTGCGCCAGATCTTCGGGATCACCGCCGGTTACAGGGGGTTCTACTGGCGGGAGCCGGTGGAGCTGAACCCCAAGCTGGTTGATGACTGGCACAAGAGAGGTGGCACCGTCCTCGAAACTTCTAGAGGCGGTTTCGATCTCAATAAGATCGTTGACGCCATCGAAAACCTTCGCTTCAACCAG GTGTACATTATAGGTGGCGATGGGACTATGCGAGGAGCTGTGAAGATATTTGTTGAAATTAGACGTCGCAAACTGAATGTTGCAGTTGTTGGAATTCCTAAGACCGTGGATAATGATGTGGGAATAATTGACAGATCTTTCGGATTCCAAACAGCAGTTGAAATGGCTCAGCAAGCAATAAGTGCTGCTCATGTAGAGGCTGTGAGTGCGGTTAACGGGATAGGCCTGGTAAAGCTGATGGGTCGAAGTACAGGGCACATAGCTTTATATGCAACACTTAGCAGCCGTGATGTCGATTGCTGCCTAATTCCTGAGATAGACTTTTTCTTGGAAGGAAAAGGAGGACTTTTCGAATTTCTCGACAAGCGATTGAAGGCAAACGGGCATGCGGTGCTTGTCGTTGCTGAGGGTGCTGGCCAGGATATAATACCCAGAACCGATTCACAGAAGCAAGAAAAGGATGAATCTGGCAATCCAGTGTTCTTGGATGTTGGTGTGTGGCTGAAATCAGAGCTAAACAAGTGGTGGGCGAGGGAGCACCCGGGTGAGTTATTTACGGTGAAGTACATAGATCCTACATACATGATTCGTGCTGTTGCTGCAAATGCCACTGATAATTTGTACTGCACACTTCTAGCGCACTCTGCAATTCATGGTATTATGGCAGGGTATACTGGATTTGTAGCTGGTCTTATTAATGGAAACTATGCATATATTCCATTGGATGATATAGCGAGTGCAAAGAACCCAGTCAATACAAAAGATCATAAGTGGTCGTGGGTGAGATCTGTCACCAATCAGCCTGATTTTGAAAAGAGCTAG